The Candidatus Alcyoniella australis genome contains a region encoding:
- a CDS encoding GNAT family N-acetyltransferase produces the protein MSKLSIRPLDSGQFEQAAHVAVREHCALFDAPELPRRVNELHGAWSKRGAAEGVFTALDQDDGLAGLCVVRCRENGWAWPATQRLSGPLPPASAALELVWVRPDLRRQGIAAALAARAVEYAAARACDELLCEPRGDNGLDLALALGFVQRGRQYRLLIDSSEHCGEVPIALPRKLVQPLFNATGFWLRQKRGDPHALYGYLFLLFACVLLLSLLEPGWRQIAQSLLFNSATVLAAILACAVLLIGAGAIYRAPLRPLDALKLSAVGLTISGALCAALSLALLMAGVEYSALPSMVGVLICCLVLVPGERLYGRWTWGAALLAALAAGLVAQELGMFSLNY, from the coding sequence ATGTCAAAGCTGAGCATCAGACCGCTGGACAGCGGGCAGTTCGAGCAAGCCGCGCACGTAGCGGTACGCGAGCATTGCGCACTGTTCGATGCGCCTGAGCTGCCGCGGCGCGTGAACGAGCTGCACGGCGCTTGGTCTAAGCGTGGCGCGGCCGAGGGAGTTTTTACCGCACTGGACCAGGACGACGGACTGGCCGGGCTGTGCGTTGTGCGCTGCCGCGAGAACGGCTGGGCCTGGCCTGCCACGCAACGGCTGAGCGGACCGCTGCCGCCGGCAAGTGCGGCCCTGGAACTGGTCTGGGTGCGGCCCGACTTACGGCGACAGGGTATCGCCGCCGCGCTGGCAGCGCGGGCAGTGGAGTACGCCGCGGCCCGCGCGTGCGACGAGTTGCTGTGCGAACCCCGGGGCGACAACGGTCTGGACCTTGCTCTGGCCTTAGGATTTGTACAGCGCGGCCGCCAATACCGGCTGTTGATCGACAGCTCTGAGCACTGCGGCGAGGTGCCGATCGCCCTGCCCCGCAAGCTGGTCCAGCCGCTGTTCAACGCGACGGGCTTTTGGCTGCGGCAAAAACGCGGCGACCCTCATGCGCTCTATGGCTACCTTTTTCTATTGTTCGCCTGCGTGCTGCTGCTCTCGCTGCTCGAGCCGGGATGGCGGCAAATAGCACAATCGCTGTTGTTCAACAGCGCGACCGTGTTGGCCGCAATACTGGCCTGTGCAGTGCTGCTGATCGGCGCGGGCGCGATCTATCGCGCACCCCTGCGTCCGCTGGACGCGCTTAAGCTATCGGCCGTCGGCCTAACGATCAGCGGCGCGCTTTGCGCGGCGCTAAGTTTGGCACTGCTAATGGCGGGCGTTGAGTACTCCGCGTTGCCCTCAATGGTCGGGGTATTGATCTGTTGTTTGGTGCTGGTGCCCGGAGAGCGGCTGTACGGCCGCTGGACCTGGGGCGCGGCACTACTGGCGGCCCTGGCCGCGGGACTCGTGGCTCAGGAATTGGGAATGTTCAGCCTAAATTATTGA
- a CDS encoding indolepyruvate oxidoreductase subunit beta, translating to MSGLCKIVVAGVGGQGSLTMTRLLGEAALLAGLEATAGEIHGMSQRGGVVVSTLVIGAARSPLVGRGCADVLVGFEPLEALRAVDRVGPQTTLLVNTRPIVPFGLTLADREYPDALSRLRQLEGSVARLVTFDVLRLAEEAGSSMAVNSVLSGALAELGVLPLPGDALRDYVVSSVVERLREVNARAFEAGRRFINNLG from the coding sequence ATGAGCGGACTGTGCAAAATCGTGGTCGCGGGAGTCGGGGGGCAGGGCTCGCTGACCATGACCCGATTGCTGGGCGAGGCCGCGCTGCTCGCCGGGCTCGAGGCCACGGCGGGCGAGATCCACGGTATGAGCCAGCGCGGCGGTGTGGTGGTCAGCACGCTGGTGATCGGTGCGGCGCGCAGTCCGCTGGTCGGTCGCGGCTGTGCCGACGTGCTGGTCGGCTTTGAGCCATTGGAGGCTTTGCGCGCTGTGGACCGCGTCGGGCCGCAGACCACGCTGCTGGTCAACACGCGGCCGATCGTGCCCTTTGGCCTGACATTGGCCGACCGCGAATATCCCGACGCACTGTCGCGTTTGCGGCAGCTCGAGGGTTCGGTTGCGAGGCTGGTGACCTTTGACGTCCTGAGATTGGCAGAAGAGGCGGGCAGTTCCATGGCTGTAAACAGCGTGCTCAGTGGAGCGTTGGCCGAGCTCGGAGTGCTGCCGCTGCCCGGCGACGCTTTGCGCGATTACGTGGTGTCCAGCGTTGTGGAGCGCCTGCGCGAGGTCAACGCCCGGGCCTTTGAAGCGGGCCGCCGCTTCATCAATAATTTAGGCTGA